The Desulfobulbaceae bacterium genomic interval CTTACGTCAGGCAGATGTGTCAATTTCTTTTAGGGGCGCTACTGATCTTGCTACTGACAGTGCACAAATCATTTTAATGGGCGAATCCCTGATTCACCTGAGTGATGCATTTACCATCGCAGACAGCTTTAATAAAAACATGGACAGTACTCTGCGGCTTTCGTTCTTACCCGGGAGCATCCTGATTGGTGGCGTATTCCTGTTCCATTTTGGAATGCCATCTGCACTTTTTTTCTATAGTCTGGGGCTTGGCATCGCCGTATCAAAGGCTTTGTCACCTCCAACACCGAAATTGATAGAACAAAGCACAAAGAGTCCCGACGGCGTTGTTGCATGAATGCCAAAAAGAGAATGAGTGTCCCTTCATTTCTTAGAACTCAGAACATTTGATGACTCAAGGGCATTCCAATTTGAGTCATTTTGTTTAAAGCCACGCATTTGAGGAGGAATTCCGTTTTAAGGAGGTCCATGAGAGAAGATACCAGGCCCTGAGTCTGTCGGAGTGCTAAATGGAAGACCTCTCGCAGGATCAACCCACAAG includes:
- a CDS encoding transposase, which gives rise to MILREVFHLALRQTQGLVSSLMDLLKTEFLLKCVALNKMTQIGMPLSHQMF